One genomic segment of Rhizorhabdus phycosphaerae includes these proteins:
- the flhA gene encoding flagellar biosynthesis protein FlhA: protein MAAATPMTRKLWAITGRNAILPMATLMLVGLMVIPVPAFVLDVGFIANIMISLAVLMVSLNAAKPLDFSAFPTVLLFATLFRLSLNVASTRVVLVDGHNGPAAAGHVIESFGNFLIGGDYAVGLFVFGILMVINLVVITKGAGRVSEVSARFTLDAMPGKQMAIDADLNAGLLTPEEAKARRQEVATEADFYGSMDGASKFVKGDAVAGVLILVINILGGLILGTLSHGLSLSDAASTYIILAIGDALVAQVPALLLSIAAAAIVTRVSSPLDLSGQITSQFGSARAWAPVAAILTILGVVPGMPHFMLLAAAGLAGFVAWKLSKAKKVQEARETAVAEAAKAPAPLAPNSIDWSEISDGSALGLEMGYGLVGLVDERKGAPLMSRITGIRRQLSRELGFVVPLVRVRDNLNLPPNTYRITVAGVIVGEDECYPDQLLALDSGDLDGRVDGRECRDPSFGLEAVWISPDKRSEAIVAGYTVVDPATVIATHLNQMIMATCADLFGMDEAQQLLDTLKDSAPQLVAGLTPQPLSLSQIAAACRALLAEGVPLRDFRRIAEAMVDAAGQSNDGIALVENIRSRIGALIVQTLVPVKMPLPVITLDAGLESLLAQAVRTSPGATHPFEPALANRIVGAVSDAAQPLVNGAIRFAIVTSPIARRALARLLKPHLPETPVMSFLEIPDGKAVEVAAVVGGGPANNSSAGALSARPMETAE from the coding sequence ATGGCGGCCGCCACTCCCATGACCCGGAAGCTCTGGGCCATCACGGGTCGCAACGCGATTCTGCCTATGGCGACGCTCATGCTCGTCGGGCTGATGGTCATCCCGGTTCCCGCTTTCGTGCTCGACGTGGGCTTCATCGCCAACATCATGATCTCGCTCGCGGTTCTGATGGTCTCGCTGAACGCGGCGAAGCCCCTCGATTTCTCGGCCTTTCCGACCGTGCTGCTGTTCGCCACCCTGTTTCGCCTGTCGCTGAACGTGGCCTCCACCCGCGTGGTCCTCGTCGACGGGCATAATGGGCCGGCGGCAGCGGGCCATGTCATCGAAAGCTTCGGCAATTTCCTGATCGGCGGCGACTATGCCGTCGGCCTGTTCGTCTTCGGCATCCTGATGGTGATCAACCTGGTCGTCATCACCAAGGGCGCCGGGCGTGTGTCCGAAGTGTCGGCACGCTTCACCCTCGACGCGATGCCCGGCAAGCAGATGGCGATCGACGCCGATCTCAATGCCGGCCTCCTCACTCCCGAGGAAGCCAAGGCCCGTCGCCAGGAAGTCGCCACCGAGGCCGATTTCTACGGCTCGATGGACGGTGCCTCGAAGTTCGTGAAGGGCGACGCCGTCGCCGGCGTGCTGATCCTCGTCATCAATATCCTCGGCGGCCTGATCCTCGGCACGCTGAGCCACGGCCTGTCGCTGTCGGACGCTGCTTCGACCTATATCATCCTGGCGATCGGCGACGCGCTGGTGGCCCAGGTCCCGGCGCTGCTGCTCTCGATTGCCGCCGCCGCGATCGTGACGCGCGTGTCCTCGCCGCTCGACCTGTCGGGCCAGATCACCAGCCAGTTCGGCTCGGCACGCGCCTGGGCGCCGGTCGCGGCGATCCTGACCATTTTGGGTGTCGTCCCCGGCATGCCGCATTTCATGCTGCTCGCTGCGGCCGGCCTGGCAGGCTTCGTCGCCTGGAAGCTGTCCAAGGCGAAGAAGGTCCAGGAAGCCCGCGAGACTGCGGTTGCGGAAGCGGCGAAGGCCCCCGCCCCGCTTGCGCCCAACAGCATCGACTGGAGCGAGATTTCGGACGGCTCCGCGCTCGGTCTCGAAATGGGCTATGGCCTCGTCGGCCTGGTCGACGAGCGCAAGGGCGCGCCGCTGATGAGCCGGATCACCGGCATCCGCCGCCAGCTGTCGCGTGAACTCGGCTTCGTGGTGCCGCTGGTCCGCGTCCGCGACAATCTCAACCTGCCGCCGAACACCTACCGCATCACCGTCGCGGGCGTGATCGTCGGCGAGGACGAATGCTATCCGGACCAGCTGCTCGCGCTCGACAGCGGCGACCTCGACGGTCGCGTGGATGGCCGCGAATGCCGCGATCCGAGCTTTGGTCTCGAAGCGGTCTGGATCTCCCCGGACAAGCGCAGCGAGGCGATCGTCGCGGGTTACACCGTCGTCGATCCGGCCACCGTCATCGCCACCCATCTCAATCAGATGATCATGGCGACCTGTGCCGACCTCTTCGGCATGGACGAAGCGCAGCAGCTGCTCGACACGCTCAAGGATTCGGCGCCGCAGCTGGTCGCGGGTCTCACGCCGCAGCCGCTCTCCCTTTCCCAGATCGCTGCGGCCTGCCGCGCGCTGCTGGCGGAGGGCGTGCCGCTGCGCGACTTCCGCCGGATCGCAGAAGCCATGGTGGACGCCGCCGGCCAGTCGAACGACGGGATCGCGCTTGTCGAGAATATCCGCTCGCGGATCGGCGCCCTGATCGTCCAGACGCTCGTGCCGGTGAAGATGCCGCTGCCGGTGATCACGCTCGACGCCGGACTGGAATCGCTCCTCGCCCAAGCGGTGCGCACCTCGCCGGGCGCGACCCATCCGTTCGAACCGGCGCTCGCCAATCGCATCGTCGGTGCGGTGTCGGATGCCGCACAACCCCTCGTCAACGGCGCCATCCGCTTCGCCATCGTCACCTCACCTATCGCGCGGCGCGCGCTGGCGAGGCTTCTGAAACCCCATCTGCCGGAGACCCCCGTCATGTCCTTCCTGGAAATTCCGGACGGCAAAGCGGTGGAAGTCGCCGCGGTGGTCGGCGGCGGACCCGCCAATAACAGCAGCGCCGGCGCCCTCAGCGCGCGGCCCATGGAGACGGCAGAATGA
- a CDS encoding methyl-accepting chemotaxis protein yields the protein MSTTSLDHLRLIGVRISAIGLSVAACLVVIGAAIWSPADLWIVLACAAAAVLFPVAMALQGRSDAVTRTSFGVAMPILPALMLFVMRGQPWQMDMHMLFFAGLAALMMLTDWRPILAATLVTAAHHLILSVLVPHFVFDRSSGFDRVILHAAILLVESGVLLVFSLRLASLIEAIAEQTRQVIEAEAARRAAEEARAAEQMATIESQQRMAAQLQQALAAIAEGDVSRRLQGLPAEYRRIEEDFNRSMASLAETLGSVVAIATDVETETGSIAEASSEVASLAERQAMSVEQVTNALEGLGAAVRAIVDRARVSAQQIGGMEQDAARGRDIAGSMRSAMHEVVESTDEIATIVGVIEQIAFQTNLLALNAGVEAARAGDAGHGFAVVAHEVRALSERTATAARDVRALTEAARGRLAVGMEHVGGSAALLDHLAGATAGVSALMSEIVEATDKQSSDLRAMTASVEQLSSGTQRNAGMAEECDASVRRLRESTAILADNVARYRVGDAATGFAAAQPFAVRRAA from the coding sequence ATGTCCACAACCTCGCTCGACCACCTTCGCCTGATAGGAGTGCGGATTTCGGCCATCGGCCTGTCCGTCGCCGCCTGTCTGGTGGTCATCGGCGCAGCGATCTGGTCGCCTGCCGATCTTTGGATCGTGCTCGCTTGCGCCGCCGCTGCGGTTCTGTTTCCGGTCGCAATGGCGCTCCAGGGGCGCAGCGACGCCGTCACCCGGACGAGCTTCGGCGTGGCCATGCCAATCCTGCCGGCGCTGATGCTGTTCGTGATGCGCGGGCAGCCGTGGCAGATGGACATGCACATGCTGTTCTTCGCCGGGCTTGCCGCGCTGATGATGCTCACCGACTGGCGCCCGATTCTCGCCGCTACGCTCGTCACCGCCGCCCATCACCTGATCCTGTCGGTGCTTGTCCCGCATTTCGTCTTCGACCGTTCGAGCGGGTTCGACCGCGTCATCCTGCATGCGGCCATCCTTCTGGTGGAGTCGGGCGTCCTCCTGGTCTTTTCGCTGCGGCTGGCTTCGCTGATCGAGGCGATTGCCGAGCAGACCCGGCAGGTGATCGAAGCGGAAGCCGCGCGACGCGCCGCCGAAGAGGCACGCGCCGCCGAGCAGATGGCGACGATCGAATCGCAGCAGCGCATGGCTGCGCAGCTTCAGCAGGCGCTGGCAGCGATTGCCGAGGGGGACGTTTCGCGCCGCCTTCAGGGGCTGCCGGCCGAATATCGGCGGATCGAGGAGGATTTCAACCGCAGCATGGCCAGCCTTGCCGAGACGCTGGGCTCGGTCGTTGCGATCGCCACCGACGTCGAGACCGAGACCGGATCAATCGCCGAAGCTTCCTCGGAGGTGGCATCGCTCGCCGAGCGGCAGGCGATGTCCGTCGAGCAGGTGACGAACGCGCTGGAAGGACTGGGTGCGGCCGTTCGTGCGATCGTCGATCGCGCGCGCGTGTCCGCCCAGCAGATCGGCGGGATGGAACAGGATGCCGCACGCGGCCGCGACATCGCCGGCTCGATGCGCAGCGCGATGCACGAGGTGGTCGAATCGACCGACGAGATCGCAACGATCGTCGGCGTGATCGAGCAGATCGCCTTCCAGACCAACCTGCTCGCGCTCAACGCGGGTGTGGAAGCCGCGCGCGCGGGCGACGCCGGCCATGGTTTCGCGGTCGTGGCGCACGAGGTTCGCGCCCTGTCGGAACGCACGGCAACGGCCGCGCGCGACGTTCGCGCGTTGACCGAAGCTGCCCGGGGGCGCCTCGCAGTCGGCATGGAGCATGTCGGCGGATCCGCTGCGCTGCTCGATCATCTTGCGGGGGCGACGGCGGGCGTCTCAGCGCTGATGAGCGAGATCGTCGAGGCGACCGACAAACAGTCGAGCGACCTCCGGGCGATGACGGCGTCGGTCGAACAGCTTTCGTCGGGCACCCAGCGCAATGCCGGCATGGCCGAGGAGTGCGACGCTTCGGTTCGGCGGCTTCGCGAATCCACGGCGATACTGGCCGACAATGTGGCGCGCTATCGCGTCGGCGACGCTGCGACCGGTTTCGCAGCTGCTCAGCCTTTTGCGGTGAGGCGGGCGGCCTGA
- a CDS encoding HWE histidine kinase domain-containing protein produces MATAISSQDLDLAYCDREPIHHIGRIQSFGWLLAFSSDWIITHASANCRILTGAEALDMIGRPASEYIDANALHDLRGRLQILATAESIDRLFEIDLVGDGRTFDVAVYRSDRSFVLEVEPSESGRLRDLVSYVRPMVARMRQSRSLQELCQSGARHLRALTGFDRVKVYRFDQNKSGQVVAEWRAPGVDSYMGLHFPATDIPAQARALYTKNMLRIIVDVDDQTTTILPATDPNGQPLDLTMSGIRAVSPIHIEYLRNMGVKASMSVSIMKRGELWGLFACHHHKPLRLPYSVRTAAELFGEFFSYILEQSEGDAALARQSRARLLHDEIMARVARGNSLGDTLNDFAATIAEVIPYDGMAAWIDGEYRTVGIAPTREEFEPLSRFLNTAASSAIWATDKLSTAFPPAAAYVDRCSGLLALPVSRVPRDYIVLFRREHVHEVNWAGNPDKPAEIVEGDSRIHPRKSFELWKQERRGYSRPWEEDEIAIAQSLRVTLLEVVLQLADAAHRDRAQAHKRQEFLIAELNHRVRNILNLVRGLVSQSASGSESIEDFAEIVGKRIYALARAHDQVTQANWSPASLYTLIRTECRAYAEGEEERVFMRGPDAMLTPAAFTSLALVIHELMTNSSKYGALSDPRGRVEIAMSRDAEDGLNISWTEVDGPPVAPPRRSGFGSTIIAHTVPHELGGTASVDFRPEGLVAHFSLPASAIAGFAHPQIAPPTASVTPLRPKGTVDGQPLGHAMVVEDNVVIALEAEQLLLDLGFAAVHVCGSTGDALAALDRGEVAFALLDVHLGEGETSEPIARALSSRRIPYAIVSGLGERSAIADGFAGAPLVTKPYLRSDIERLLASLGMR; encoded by the coding sequence ATGGCGACGGCGATTTCTTCCCAGGACCTGGATCTTGCATATTGCGACCGTGAGCCGATCCACCATATCGGCCGAATTCAGAGCTTCGGCTGGCTTCTTGCCTTCTCCAGCGACTGGATCATCACCCATGCTTCGGCGAACTGCCGCATCCTGACGGGAGCGGAGGCGCTGGACATGATCGGGCGGCCTGCCAGCGAGTATATCGATGCGAACGCGCTTCACGATCTTCGGGGACGGCTGCAGATATTGGCCACCGCCGAATCGATCGACCGCTTGTTCGAAATCGATCTGGTGGGCGATGGACGGACATTCGATGTCGCGGTCTATCGCTCCGATCGGTCGTTCGTCCTGGAGGTGGAACCCAGCGAATCCGGAAGGCTGCGCGATCTTGTCAGCTATGTTCGACCGATGGTGGCGCGGATGCGCCAGTCACGCTCGCTCCAGGAGCTCTGCCAGTCGGGTGCGCGTCACCTGCGTGCGCTGACCGGCTTCGACCGGGTCAAGGTCTACCGCTTCGACCAGAACAAGAGTGGCCAGGTGGTGGCCGAGTGGCGCGCCCCGGGCGTCGACAGCTATATGGGGCTGCACTTTCCCGCGACCGACATCCCGGCGCAGGCACGGGCGCTCTACACGAAGAACATGCTGCGCATCATCGTCGACGTCGACGATCAGACGACCACGATCCTCCCTGCCACCGATCCCAACGGCCAGCCCCTGGACCTTACGATGAGCGGCATCAGGGCGGTCTCGCCGATCCATATCGAATATCTCAGAAACATGGGCGTGAAGGCGTCGATGTCGGTATCGATCATGAAGCGCGGAGAACTGTGGGGGCTGTTCGCGTGCCACCACCATAAGCCGCTGCGCCTACCCTATTCGGTGAGGACCGCAGCCGAGCTGTTCGGCGAGTTCTTCTCCTACATCCTCGAGCAGAGCGAAGGCGACGCCGCACTGGCCCGGCAGTCTCGCGCGCGCCTGCTGCATGACGAGATCATGGCCCGCGTCGCACGCGGCAACTCGCTCGGCGACACGCTGAATGATTTTGCCGCCACGATTGCCGAAGTCATCCCCTATGACGGCATGGCGGCCTGGATCGACGGCGAATATCGCACCGTCGGCATAGCCCCGACGCGCGAGGAGTTCGAGCCGCTCTCGCGCTTCCTGAACACGGCCGCGTCGAGTGCGATCTGGGCGACCGACAAGCTCTCGACCGCCTTCCCACCCGCAGCCGCCTATGTGGATCGCTGCTCCGGCCTGCTGGCTCTGCCTGTCTCGCGCGTACCGCGCGATTACATCGTCCTGTTCAGGCGCGAGCATGTCCATGAGGTCAACTGGGCGGGCAATCCCGATAAGCCGGCAGAGATCGTCGAGGGCGACAGCCGCATTCATCCGCGCAAAAGCTTCGAGCTTTGGAAGCAGGAGCGGCGCGGATACTCCCGGCCTTGGGAAGAGGACGAGATCGCGATTGCGCAGAGCCTTCGCGTAACCTTGCTGGAGGTCGTGCTCCAGCTTGCGGATGCTGCTCATCGCGACCGGGCACAGGCGCACAAGCGCCAGGAATTCCTGATCGCGGAGCTCAACCACCGTGTCAGGAACATCCTGAACCTGGTGCGCGGTCTGGTCAGCCAGAGCGCGTCGGGAAGCGAGTCGATCGAGGATTTCGCCGAGATCGTGGGCAAGCGTATCTATGCGCTCGCCCGCGCGCACGATCAGGTCACGCAGGCAAACTGGTCGCCGGCGTCGCTCTATACGCTCATCCGAACCGAATGTCGGGCCTATGCCGAGGGCGAGGAGGAGCGCGTCTTCATGCGTGGCCCTGACGCGATGCTGACACCCGCCGCCTTTACGTCGCTCGCTCTGGTCATTCACGAGTTGATGACCAACAGCTCCAAATATGGCGCGTTGAGCGATCCCCGCGGCCGCGTCGAGATAGCGATGTCGCGCGACGCCGAGGACGGGCTGAACATCAGCTGGACGGAAGTTGACGGCCCCCCCGTCGCCCCGCCCCGGCGGTCAGGTTTCGGGTCGACCATCATCGCCCATACCGTTCCGCACGAGCTCGGCGGGACGGCCAGCGTCGACTTCCGGCCGGAGGGTCTGGTGGCGCACTTCTCCCTCCCCGCATCCGCCATTGCAGGCTTCGCCCACCCGCAGATTGCTCCGCCAACCGCCAGCGTCACTCCGCTCCGGCCCAAGGGCACGGTCGATGGCCAGCCTCTGGGCCATGCAATGGTGGTCGAGGATAACGTTGTCATCGCACTGGAAGCAGAGCAGCTTCTGCTCGATCTGGGCTTTGCGGCGGTCCATGTGTGCGGGTCGACCGGAGACGCCCTGGCGGCGCTCGACCGCGGAGAGGTGGCCTTCGCCCTGCTCGATGTGCATCTCGGCGAAGGCGAGACCAGCGAGCCCATTGCCCGCGCTCTGTCGTCCCGCCGCATTCCTTACGCGATCGTCAGCGGCCTTGGCGAGCGGTCCGCGATCGCCGATGGGTTCGCGGGTGCACCGCTCGTGACCAAGCCCTATCTGCGATCGGATATCGAACGGCTGCTGGCAAGCTTGGGAATGCGCTGA
- a CDS encoding biliverdin-producing heme oxygenase codes for MAVAPLQPLFAGFTKRHLGVSVPDYPALLRDDLTAIGIAPDLLPQLDVDGIDERAAGYVVAGSRLGMSMIRRRGYWHAEPAGRSSYMDDDQGIVVWRHLLKWFAEQRADQAEAEIICEAARRCFDLFKKAFAMSEGAKG; via the coding sequence ATGGCCGTGGCTCCTCTCCAGCCTCTGTTCGCCGGCTTCACGAAGCGGCATCTGGGCGTGAGTGTGCCGGATTATCCGGCTTTGCTGCGCGACGACCTTACTGCCATCGGCATTGCGCCGGACCTGCTCCCACAGCTCGACGTGGACGGGATCGACGAGCGTGCGGCCGGCTATGTCGTGGCCGGCTCCCGTCTGGGCATGTCGATGATCCGGCGGCGGGGCTATTGGCACGCCGAGCCGGCAGGGCGCTCGTCCTATATGGACGACGACCAAGGCATCGTTGTTTGGCGGCATCTTCTCAAATGGTTCGCAGAGCAACGTGCGGACCAGGCGGAAGCAGAAATCATATGCGAGGCGGCGCGACGCTGCTTCGATCTGTTCAAGAAAGCCTTCGCGATGAGCGAAGGCGCGAAGGGCTGA
- a CDS encoding Crp/Fnr family transcriptional regulator gives MNLQDADRQMLADSLNECTLQTGQILYEPGDVINRCYFPCGPSVASFMVMLENGNAVETAMIGREGAVGGIVSNGQLPAFARTGILHGGPFYSIATSDLEQIKERSPSIGRLFARYADCLLAQVFQSVACNANHTIEQRAAKWLCAAVARTGRNEITMKQEQLASIMGVGRSYVSRIVGRFKEMGLITVRRGVIKVIDPTRLEGMACLCNSLVERHFETVLAGTYPGTGRAA, from the coding sequence ATGAACCTGCAGGATGCTGATCGGCAGATGCTCGCGGACAGCTTGAATGAATGCACCCTGCAGACGGGACAGATTCTCTACGAACCGGGCGATGTCATAAACCGCTGCTATTTCCCCTGCGGGCCATCGGTCGCGTCGTTCATGGTCATGCTGGAGAATGGCAATGCTGTCGAAACGGCGATGATCGGCCGTGAGGGCGCGGTGGGCGGCATCGTTAGCAACGGCCAATTGCCGGCCTTCGCGCGCACGGGCATTCTGCATGGCGGGCCATTTTACTCGATCGCGACGAGCGACCTGGAGCAGATCAAGGAGCGCTCGCCATCGATCGGGCGGCTGTTCGCTCGCTATGCGGATTGCCTGCTCGCGCAGGTATTTCAGTCGGTCGCCTGCAACGCGAACCATACGATCGAGCAGCGCGCGGCGAAATGGCTGTGTGCGGCCGTGGCGAGGACTGGCCGCAACGAGATCACGATGAAGCAGGAGCAGCTGGCGTCGATCATGGGTGTCGGCCGCAGCTATGTCAGCAGGATCGTCGGACGGTTCAAGGAGATGGGCCTGATCACCGTGCGGCGTGGCGTCATAAAGGTGATCGACCCCACCAGGCTGGAAGGGATGGCCTGCCTGTGTAACAGTCTGGTGGAGCGGCATTTCGAGACGGTTCTTGCCGGAACCTATCCGGGGACCGGTCGCGCTGCCTGA
- the flgM gene encoding flagellar biosynthesis anti-sigma factor FlgM codes for MINGVGPASPTRIGQVKDDKVTSVSPTQPTAPVASTPDTAPSLVKALAEAGPPVNSEKIEAIRQAIAAGQYPIDAKAIAAKMIALDLPKGVA; via the coding sequence ATGATCAATGGGGTAGGACCGGCCAGCCCGACCCGCATCGGTCAGGTCAAGGACGACAAGGTCACATCGGTATCGCCGACCCAGCCGACAGCGCCCGTCGCCAGCACGCCCGATACGGCGCCATCGCTGGTAAAGGCGCTTGCGGAGGCCGGCCCGCCGGTCAACAGCGAGAAGATCGAAGCCATTCGTCAGGCCATTGCCGCCGGTCAATATCCGATCGACGCAAAGGCGATCGCTGCCAAGATGATTGCGCTCGACCTGCCCAAAGGCGTGGCGTGA
- a CDS encoding flagella basal body P-ring formation protein FlgA, whose protein sequence is MNRKPTASRSLRTLGNAMALAVAPVAASAQTALPPAQNLDTLERMVVAALGADIGQVGGPLAPLDRRMRLADCGSGVQIDPPSIGAVTVRCPATGWRLRVPLARSATSFSPRPGTQAPQTAAMPASAVRRGDPVKLLAVGDRYSISIDATAMEDADIGGRVRVSTTAKGSTLFAEVIDVGRVRLLGFK, encoded by the coding sequence ATGAACCGGAAACCGACCGCTTCCCGATCGCTTCGCACGCTGGGCAACGCCATGGCCCTTGCCGTCGCGCCGGTTGCTGCCAGCGCGCAGACGGCGCTTCCGCCGGCCCAGAATCTCGACACGCTCGAGCGGATGGTGGTGGCAGCCCTGGGTGCGGATATCGGTCAGGTCGGTGGACCGCTGGCCCCGCTCGATCGGCGCATGCGGCTCGCCGATTGCGGCTCGGGCGTGCAGATCGACCCGCCGAGCATCGGCGCGGTCACGGTGCGCTGCCCGGCTACCGGCTGGCGGCTGCGCGTCCCGCTGGCACGCTCCGCGACAAGTTTCTCTCCCCGCCCCGGCACGCAGGCGCCACAGACCGCAGCCATGCCGGCCAGCGCGGTGCGCCGTGGCGATCCGGTCAAACTCCTTGCCGTGGGCGACCGCTATTCGATCAGTATCGACGCGACCGCGATGGAGGATGCCGATATAGGCGGCCGGGTCCGCGTCTCGACCACGGCCAAGGGGTCGACCTTGTTCGCCGAAGTGATCGATGTCGGCCGCGTCCGCTTGCTCGGATTTAAATAA
- a CDS encoding flagellar motor protein MotB: MRRDISQRWVLSFADLALLLLSFFVLMQAQVADRMRLAAGLREAFGGGNSARGSDARDIGATLSAGSLFEPGEAVFRPGQSDRLRRIGAAAAREGKRVLVASEGREGASARLDAWELSAARTTAVARAVRGGGLPDAMIDIAIPPTRRNDPATGQKIAVRLLPGRV; the protein is encoded by the coding sequence GTGAGGCGCGACATTTCGCAGCGGTGGGTGCTGAGCTTCGCCGACCTGGCGCTGCTGCTGCTGTCCTTCTTCGTGCTCATGCAAGCGCAGGTTGCGGACCGGATGAGGCTGGCCGCAGGACTGCGCGAAGCGTTCGGGGGCGGCAACTCCGCGCGCGGCAGCGACGCCCGCGACATCGGCGCCACGCTTTCGGCCGGATCGCTGTTCGAGCCGGGGGAAGCCGTCTTCCGCCCGGGACAGTCGGACCGGCTCCGACGGATCGGCGCCGCTGCCGCCCGCGAAGGCAAGCGCGTGCTGGTCGCAAGCGAGGGGCGCGAGGGCGCCAGTGCGCGGCTGGATGCCTGGGAACTTTCGGCAGCCCGGACTACGGCGGTCGCCCGCGCCGTACGCGGCGGCGGCCTGCCCGACGCGATGATCGACATCGCCATTCCCCCAACGCGACGCAATGATCCGGCGACCGGCCAGAAGATCGCCGTTCGCCTTCTCCCCGGGCGGGTGTAA
- a CDS encoding motility protein A, with protein MMIALESIARYIDPLALVIVFGGTLLVTIFRSPVRDIGNAIRALGLFGTADPAADAAAARVCVSRIRELAELRSLSCVDRVETAQRFLLRAARTLSDARSSADFARWAEGEIDARRQRHQAAIAVWRGIAEAAPAMGMIGTIIGLVQMFARMDDPSQLGPAMAVAMLTTLYGVLLSSGIAAPIAARLETLSDAELAWQSSACRQLELIAREELDRAPPPAPVARPRLRTVP; from the coding sequence ATGATGATCGCGCTCGAAAGCATTGCCCGATACATCGACCCACTGGCGCTGGTGATCGTCTTTGGCGGTACGCTCCTCGTCACCATCTTCCGTTCACCGGTTCGGGACATCGGTAATGCGATTAGGGCCCTGGGCCTGTTCGGAACGGCCGATCCTGCGGCCGATGCCGCTGCAGCGCGGGTCTGCGTCAGCCGCATTCGCGAACTGGCCGAGCTGCGCAGCCTGTCCTGCGTCGACCGGGTGGAGACGGCACAACGCTTTCTTCTGAGGGCGGCACGCACCTTGTCGGACGCGCGGAGCTCGGCCGACTTCGCACGCTGGGCCGAAGGCGAGATCGACGCCCGCCGGCAACGCCATCAGGCCGCCATCGCAGTCTGGCGGGGCATTGCGGAAGCCGCGCCCGCGATGGGCATGATCGGCACCATCATCGGACTGGTCCAGATGTTCGCGCGCATGGACGACCCATCCCAGCTCGGTCCCGCCATGGCTGTCGCGATGCTGACGACACTGTACGGCGTGCTCCTGTCCTCCGGGATCGCCGCGCCCATCGCGGCCAGGCTCGAAACTCTGTCCGATGCCGAGCTGGCCTGGCAATCGAGCGCCTGCCGCCAACTCGAACTCATCGCCCGCGAAGAACTCGACCGTGCGCCACCCCCGGCGCCCGTCGCTAGACCGCGGCTGCGGACCGTTCCGTGA
- the flgB gene encoding flagellar basal body rod protein FlgB, producing MADPLFGIHGKALELRSQRLSLLASNIANAATPNYKARDIDFQKALSDATGGLSAGQAADRNLGYRVPLETSLDGNTVELSTEQNQFAENALQYKATLSFLEGRVGTIMQALKGE from the coding sequence ATGGCTGATCCGCTCTTCGGGATCCACGGCAAGGCGCTGGAACTGCGATCGCAGCGCCTGTCCCTGCTTGCCTCGAACATCGCGAACGCCGCCACGCCGAACTACAAGGCGCGCGACATCGACTTCCAGAAGGCGCTTTCGGACGCGACCGGCGGACTTTCCGCTGGGCAGGCGGCCGATCGCAATCTTGGTTACCGCGTTCCTCTCGAAACCTCGCTCGACGGCAACACGGTCGAGCTTTCGACCGAGCAGAACCAGTTCGCCGAGAACGCGCTGCAGTACAAGGCGACGCTGTCCTTCCTCGAAGGCCGCGTCGGCACCATCATGCAAGCGCTGAAGGGCGAATGA
- the flgC gene encoding flagellar basal body rod protein FlgC, producing MTMAGNLSVFDIAGRAMSAQMVRLNTSASNLANAGSVASSKAEAFRAIKPVFSSVTDAPGVATVKVDQVVASNIEPTKRYDPNHPKADKDGNVWEAGVDQAQELVEMMETARQYQNNVQVMQTAKTLTLDTLRLGK from the coding sequence ATGACGATGGCCGGCAATCTCTCCGTTTTCGACATAGCGGGCAGGGCGATGTCGGCGCAGATGGTGCGCCTCAATACGTCCGCTTCCAACCTCGCCAATGCCGGTTCGGTCGCGAGCAGCAAGGCCGAGGCCTTCCGCGCGATCAAGCCCGTCTTCTCGTCGGTAACCGACGCTCCCGGCGTGGCGACGGTCAAGGTCGATCAGGTGGTGGCGTCCAACATCGAGCCGACCAAGCGCTATGACCCCAACCACCCCAAAGCCGACAAGGACGGCAATGTCTGGGAGGCGGGGGTCGATCAGGCGCAGGAGCTGGTCGAGATGATGGAGACCGCCCGTCAGTATCAGAACAATGTCCAGGTCATGCAGACCGCGAAGACACTCACCCTCGACACGCTGAGGCTCGGCAAATGA